TTATTAGGTGAGCCACTTATTGATAAATTTCATAATGGTGCTCAGCCTATTGATCAATTTGTTTTTCATGATAAAGATGGTCAATATTATCTCATTTATGGAGGATGGAAGCACTGTAATATCGCAAAATTAAACGATGATTTTACAGGATTTAAAGCATTTGACGATGGAACTGTTTTTAAAGAAATAACACCTCATAATTATGTGGAAGGACCATTTATGTTTATTAAAGATGGTAAATATTATTTTATGTGGAGTGAAGGGGGTTGGACAGGTCCTGATTATAGTGTGGCTTATGCAATTGCGGATTCTCCATTTGGTCCCTTTAAAAGGAAGGGTAAGATATTAAAACAAGACCCTAGTATTGCTACTGGAGCCGGTCATCATTCTGTAATACATAACCCAAGTACGGATGATTTTTATATTTTATATCACAGAAGACCACTTACTGAAACGGATGGAAATTCAAGAGAAACCTGTATAGACAAAATGGACTTTAATAAAGATGGTACGATAAAACCCATAATTATGACGAATGAAGGTGTGCCTATTAATAAAATTATAAATATGCCAATATAATAGATGTTCAGATAACTAGTATTAGGTGTACTCATTTTTTGTATTTATAACAGTTAGGTAATTACTGGAGCCTGAATTTTGATTAATTAAATGTAGGGGTGCATACTCTTTTTATGGGAAATGCAAGTCCTGAATTAAAAATAGAATAAACATTTGCTTTAAAATACTTAATGGATACTGGAAGCTTATAATATAGTGAGAATAATAGTTTTTGTCAATTGATTGCCTAGAGTAAATTTAGTACAATAGATATAATTCTAAAACTCTAAAAACAAATGCATCAGAATGAGGAGTCCATCCGTACCTCTTGAATGTTATTTTATGATTTAGTAATATCTCTAAATTATTCGCCGATAGCTAATCAAGATTAAATGAAGTAAATCTAAGAATAGAACGGTATGCTAATTTACGCGATGTTATATATACTTCGAGCTATAAAATAAAGAGGAGTAGTGATGTATTATATAATAAGGTTGACATGCTTAATAAAAAATCAAATTTAAAATAATTGTTAAAATGAAGAAATCAAATATTCTTGCAATATCAATTGTAATATTTATTTTAATATTTTATTCTTGCGATAAAGTTACTGATGGTAAAATGAACATTGAGATCGTAACATCACCATCAATCTTAGTTACAAGTAATTCTCACTATGTAAGTAATAGGGCACCGTTGGTGCCAAGTGCACTCATAAAATTACCGTTAGGGGCCATTCAGCCTCAAAATTGGTTAAAAGAATGTATGGAAAGACAAGCCGAAGGGTTAATGGGTAATTTGGGAGAAATTAGTGCCTGGTTGCAAAAAGAAAATAACGCTTGGCTCTCCAATGATGGTAAAGGTGCTTGGGGATGGGAGGAGGTGCCATATTGGCTCAAAGGTTATTTGAATAGTGCCTATATTTTAGGAGATAAAACTATGATCAATGAATCTCAAATTTGGATTGATGCAGCTATTAATAGTCAACGCTCAGATGGTAATTTTGGTCCAGTTATAATTTCTGAAAAAGATGGTTCGCAAGATTTTTGGAGTAATATGATAATGCTCTATTGTTTGCAATCTTACTATGAGTATACACAGGACGAACGTATAATTGATTTAATGAGTAAATATTTCAAATTCCAATTAAGCCTTCCTGATGAAAACTTGTTGTCAAAAACTCAATATTGGCAACATATTAGAGGTGGAGATAATTTACATAGTGTATTGTGGCTTTACAACCGTACCGGTGAAAAATGGTTGTTAGATTTGGCTAAAAAATTACATAGAGTAACAGCGCCATGGTCAAAAAGAGATAATACGTTGGAGGAAATTAGAAATTGGAAAGAAGTTAGAGAAGGTATGGTTTGGCCAGATTGGTATGGTAAATTAATAGATTGGCACAACGTAAACGTAGCACAATGTTTTCGTGAACCTGCACAATATTATTTAGTTAGTGGAGATAAACAGGACTTACAAGCCACCTACGATAACTTTGATATTATAAGAGAATACTTTGGTCAGGTACCTGGTGGAATGTTTGGGGCAGATGAAAATGCTCGACCTGGATACGACGATCCTAGGCAAGGAATCGAAACCTGCGGTATCGTGGAACAAATGAATTCAGATGAACATATGATTCGTATAACTGGTGATATATTTTGGGCAGACCATGCTGAAAAAGTTGCATTTAATACATTACCTGCAGCTTTTACACCTGATTTTAAGAGTTTACGTTATATAACTAGCCCTAATATGGTACTTAACGATAATAAGAATCATCGTCCCGGCATTATGAATGATGGTCCATTTTTGATGATGAACCCTTTTAGTTCACGCTGCTGTCAACATAATCATGGTCAAGGGTGGCCATATTTATCAGAAAATCTTTGGATGGCAACTCCGGACAATGGATTAGCAGCAGTAATTTATGCTGCCAATAACGTGAAAGCAAAAGTAGGTGACGGAACTGAAGTTAGTATTATAACCAAATCAAACTACCCCTTCGAAGAGGATGTTACTTTTACTGTAAAATGTAAAAAAGAGGATGTTTTTCCTTTATATTTTCGAATTCCAGGTTGGTGCAAATCAGCATCAATTGTTGTAAATGATAAAAAAGTTCAAATCCTACCAGAAGCTGGAAAATATATTAAACTTGAGAAATATTGGCAAAATAATGATAAAATTACGCTATCGCTACCAAAAGAACTGAACGTACGAAAATGGGAAAATAATCATAACAGTGTCAGTGTTAACTATGGTCCATTAACTTTCTCCTTAAAAATAGGTGAAGCGTATGTTAAAAAAGAAAGCGATAAAACAGCTATTGGTGACTCTAAATGGCAGAAAGGTGTGGATAAAGAAAAATGGCCTTCTTTTGAAATACATCCAAATACGGCATGGAATTATGGTTTGGTATTAGATGCATCAAATCCTGAATCTTCTTTCGAGCTAGAATTAAAACCATGGCCAAAAGATAATTTTCCTTTTACAAATGCTTCAGTACCTTATGTTTTAAAAGCAAAAGGTAAAAAAATACCAGCTTGGAAATTAGACCAATATGGTTTGGCGGGTGAGTTGCAGGATAGTCCAGTAATTTCAGACGAACCAATGGAAATTTTGGAATTAGTTCCAATGGGAGCTTCGAGGTTGAGAGTTAGTTCTATTCCCGTAATTGGGGAGGATGGTAAAGTCTGGAAGTAGAAAGATTTCTATGCTATTACACTATCAATTTCGCTCGGGAAAAAGGGTTTTTTTTAGAACTTTCTCTGATTTACCTTTTTACATAAAATATGAATGTTTTATGTAAATAAGTATAGTCTTACGGAGATTTTAGAATTGACTTTGCAACGAAAGTATTTGACTTGAATACTTCAAAATTTAAAATCTTGTTAAGTTTTATCCTAAATAGTAATAACAATATTCAATTATGGATCATAGGTTTAAGTATATATGGTACGCACTGTTTTTTTTTTTAATAGTTGCGTGTAAAGAAACAGAATCGGAAAAAATAAATTTAGGACATGTTGAAAATACATTTAGCAATCCCTTATTGCCTAATGGGCCTGATCCTTGGGTGATTTTTCATGATAATTATTATTTTTATATCAGGTCAGAAAATAGAAAGTTAATTTTGATGAAAACTGCGGATATTACTGATTTACAAAATGCAGAGAGTCATATCATATGGTCAGCACCTGAAACAGGTAATTATTCAAAAAATATTTGGGCTCCGGAAATTCATTTCATTAACAATAATTGGTATATCTATTTTGCTGCAGATAATGGAGACAATAGGAATCATAGGATGTTTGTTTTAGAAAATACTTCTAAAAATCCGTTCGAAGGTGTGTTCGTTTTTAAATCTAAAATAGAAACCGATAAAAATGATAATTGGGCCATTGATGGTAGCATTTTTGAACACAAAAATCAATTATACTTTATTTGGTCGGGTTGGGAAGAACCTAAAAAAGAAAATGGTATGGAAATTCAAAACATATACATTGCAGAAATGTCAAATCCATGGACTAT
The nucleotide sequence above comes from Aureibaculum algae. Encoded proteins:
- a CDS encoding beta-L-arabinofuranosidase domain-containing protein; this translates as MKKSNILAISIVIFILIFYSCDKVTDGKMNIEIVTSPSILVTSNSHYVSNRAPLVPSALIKLPLGAIQPQNWLKECMERQAEGLMGNLGEISAWLQKENNAWLSNDGKGAWGWEEVPYWLKGYLNSAYILGDKTMINESQIWIDAAINSQRSDGNFGPVIISEKDGSQDFWSNMIMLYCLQSYYEYTQDERIIDLMSKYFKFQLSLPDENLLSKTQYWQHIRGGDNLHSVLWLYNRTGEKWLLDLAKKLHRVTAPWSKRDNTLEEIRNWKEVREGMVWPDWYGKLIDWHNVNVAQCFREPAQYYLVSGDKQDLQATYDNFDIIREYFGQVPGGMFGADENARPGYDDPRQGIETCGIVEQMNSDEHMIRITGDIFWADHAEKVAFNTLPAAFTPDFKSLRYITSPNMVLNDNKNHRPGIMNDGPFLMMNPFSSRCCQHNHGQGWPYLSENLWMATPDNGLAAVIYAANNVKAKVGDGTEVSIITKSNYPFEEDVTFTVKCKKEDVFPLYFRIPGWCKSASIVVNDKKVQILPEAGKYIKLEKYWQNNDKITLSLPKELNVRKWENNHNSVSVNYGPLTFSLKIGEAYVKKESDKTAIGDSKWQKGVDKEKWPSFEIHPNTAWNYGLVLDASNPESSFELELKPWPKDNFPFTNASVPYVLKAKGKKIPAWKLDQYGLAGELQDSPVISDEPMEILELVPMGASRLRVSSIPVIGEDGKVWK
- a CDS encoding glycoside hydrolase family 43 protein translates to MNNVYSTLFLIFLLAMGCKNKPSNIEVFKDQEQDSLVTIKSGNPVFEGWYADPEGIIFDDKYWVFPTYSAKYEKQVFFDAFSSPDLVQWTKHEKILDTISVKWAKKAMWAPSIIEKNDKYYLFFGANDIQSDDEKGGIGVSVSDTPEGPYKDLLGEPLIDKFHNGAQPIDQFVFHDKDGQYYLIYGGWKHCNIAKLNDDFTGFKAFDDGTVFKEITPHNYVEGPFMFIKDGKYYFMWSEGGWTGPDYSVAYAIADSPFGPFKRKGKILKQDPSIATGAGHHSVIHNPSTDDFYILYHRRPLTETDGNSRETCIDKMDFNKDGTIKPIIMTNEGVPINKIINMPI
- a CDS encoding glycoside hydrolase family 43 protein; its protein translation is MDHRFKYIWYALFFFLIVACKETESEKINLGHVENTFSNPLLPNGPDPWVIFHDNYYFYIRSENRKLILMKTADITDLQNAESHIIWSAPETGNYSKNIWAPEIHFINNNWYIYFAADNGDNRNHRMFVLENTSKNPFEGVFVFKSKIETDKNDNWAIDGSIFEHKNQLYFIWSGWEEPKKENGMEIQNIYIAEMSNPWTISSKRVLISTPEQKWEQKWQYPGVSGPSTRVYVNEGPQMIVHGEKIHIIYSASGCWTPYYSLGLLTAKVNNDLMIKTSWVKSENPVFEQSEKNKVYGPGHNSFFKSPDGTEDWILYHATDGSTDGCSDKRSPRAQEFRWTKDDMPIFGTPVTVSKKLVRPSGI